In Candidatus Poribacteria bacterium, a single genomic region encodes these proteins:
- a CDS encoding LamG domain-containing protein, which translates to MKRVLVIFAVIGILISFAPCSKANPPDGLVLHLSFDKNSIQGDTAKDLSEEGNDGIINGNATMVAGKHGDALEFDGKDDFVEVPLEDSITFSTGDSLTVQVWVKTDDEPPKNDGIVGNYRPGTDAVWILSVSGDNPATRGKMAFSVRDKGRANSAGITSPDFLNDDKWHVLAGVRDQKAKKIRFYIDGKLIDEVDDNTKDINSGQSIWVGEHLNRYYKGLIDEVKVWNRPLTAAELEQSGQQPSAVGASGKLTTVWSALKTAHR; encoded by the coding sequence ATGAAAAGGGTTCTTGTGATTTTCGCGGTGATTGGGATACTCATCAGTTTTGCACCGTGTAGTAAAGCCAATCCGCCGGATGGATTAGTGCTACATCTGAGTTTCGATAAAAATAGCATTCAAGGCGATACCGCAAAAGATCTGTCTGAGGAAGGCAATGATGGGATCATTAACGGTAACGCAACGATGGTCGCGGGAAAGCATGGCGACGCATTGGAGTTTGATGGCAAGGATGACTTTGTTGAAGTACCACTGGAAGATTCGATTACCTTTTCCACTGGCGATTCACTAACAGTCCAAGTGTGGGTAAAAACAGACGATGAGCCACCAAAGAACGATGGGATTGTCGGAAACTATCGTCCGGGTACTGATGCGGTTTGGATACTCTCTGTCAGCGGCGATAACCCAGCGACTCGTGGCAAAATGGCTTTTAGTGTCCGGGACAAGGGACGTGCCAATAGTGCTGGGATAACTTCTCCGGACTTCCTGAACGATGACAAATGGCATGTCCTTGCTGGTGTCCGAGACCAGAAAGCAAAAAAGATCAGATTCTACATAGACGGTAAGTTGATTGATGAAGTTGATGACAATACAAAGGACATCAACAGCGGGCAGTCAATTTGGGTAGGAGAGCATCTGAACCGGTATTACAAGGGACTCATTGATGAAGTGAAAGTGTGGAACCGTCCATTGACCGCCGCGGAACTTGAGCAATCAGGCCAACAACCGTCTGCTGTTGGTGCCTCCGGAAAGTTGACGACTGTATGGAGTGCGCTCAAAACAGCACACCGGTAG
- a CDS encoding WD40 repeat domain-containing protein produces the protein MSRLNNLSNRFFQPSQLRENWTVTISDHVIDLAWSPDGRYIAAASVLGPVTIFEGGRRTVIHAFEGHEFGTMSIAWRPDSKVLASAGQDGKIRLWDMASGEATHSLDGGAAWVEHLSWSGGKKPILASAAGRKLKLWNAVGDLVREYSDHQSTISDLQWRPRVRQLASIAYGGVTLWDPQQSEAVRRLEWKGSSLVIAWSPDGKHIATGDQDSTVHFWIMSTGEDLQMTGYPTKVRELSWDATSRYLATGGSQEVTVWDCSGRGPAGTNPITLSRHQDFLSVVRFQHRGKLLASGGADGLIYVWQLRGRMSSLAVHEAALAAGVTSLVWSPNDQYIAVGDESGGVSVFSLS, from the coding sequence ATGTCTCGCTTGAACAACCTGAGCAACCGCTTTTTCCAGCCCTCTCAACTGCGCGAAAATTGGACCGTAACCATCAGCGACCACGTCATTGATCTGGCGTGGTCCCCTGATGGGAGATACATTGCTGCCGCGTCGGTTCTCGGTCCGGTTACAATTTTTGAAGGTGGTCGTCGAACGGTTATCCATGCCTTTGAAGGGCATGAATTCGGTACAATGTCAATCGCATGGCGTCCAGACAGCAAGGTGCTTGCAAGCGCAGGACAAGATGGGAAAATTCGGTTGTGGGATATGGCGAGTGGCGAAGCGACCCATTCGCTTGACGGGGGCGCTGCATGGGTTGAGCATCTATCTTGGAGTGGCGGCAAGAAACCGATACTCGCCTCTGCCGCGGGGCGTAAGCTGAAACTCTGGAACGCTGTCGGCGATCTTGTTCGCGAATATTCCGATCATCAGAGCACGATTTCTGATCTCCAGTGGAGACCGCGTGTAAGACAACTTGCCTCGATTGCCTACGGCGGTGTCACGCTGTGGGACCCGCAACAGTCGGAAGCCGTCCGCCGATTGGAATGGAAAGGCTCATCACTGGTAATTGCGTGGAGCCCTGACGGCAAACACATCGCCACCGGAGATCAAGATTCGACCGTACATTTCTGGATTATGTCTACCGGTGAAGACTTGCAAATGACTGGCTATCCGACGAAAGTGCGAGAACTCTCGTGGGATGCCACGAGTCGATACTTGGCTACCGGAGGCAGTCAGGAAGTTACGGTGTGGGATTGTTCCGGTCGCGGCCCGGCTGGGACCAACCCGATCACGCTTTCCAGGCATCAGGATTTTCTCAGCGTTGTGCGTTTTCAACATCGCGGAAAACTGCTCGCCTCAGGTGGTGCTGACGGTCTGATCTACGTCTGGCAATTGCGAGGCAGAATGAGTTCTCTGGCGGTTCATGAAGCCGCCCTGGCAGCGGGGGTCACAAGCCTCGTTTGGTCACCGAACGACCAGTATATTGCTGTTGGTGACGAGTCGGGTGGGGTGAGCGTTTTTTCGCTAAGTTAA
- a CDS encoding GTP-binding protein codes for MLNNQVPVTVLTGFLGSGKTTLLNRILTENHGKRIAVIENEFGEIGVDNDLVIGAEEEIFEMNNGCICCTVRGDLIRILGNLMKRRDKFDYIMVETTGLADPGPVAQTFFMDTEMQEKLQLDSVTTLVDAKHIWQHIDDSDEAREQIAFADVILLNKIDLVTEGELEQLEARIRSMNAAAKIYRTKDAVVEMDKILNVGGFDLDRAMEIDPQFMEPEYPFEWAGVYDLSAGTHELVLQEGPDPAMKVALVPVSASTDEALESAVEPVVMVFSDDEHELSAGGTLQPGGHLIALNLTADELRFDVQIGRPGAYALFTEHHPDEFQAQLFGSGTLVKPVVEREFKPDHEHDDEVTSVGITTPGDLDPDRLNDWIGNLLRTKGPDIFRMKGILSIKGQPERFVFQGVHMLFDGRPDRPWGGEPRYNSLIFIGRNLDRSELTEGFEACLA; via the coding sequence ATGCTAAACAATCAAGTTCCTGTCACCGTGTTGACGGGCTTTTTGGGATCTGGTAAAACCACGCTTCTCAACCGCATTCTCACCGAAAACCATGGCAAACGTATCGCCGTCATCGAAAACGAGTTTGGCGAGATCGGTGTCGATAATGATTTGGTCATCGGTGCCGAAGAAGAGATTTTCGAGATGAACAATGGTTGCATTTGCTGCACGGTGCGCGGTGATCTCATCCGTATTTTGGGGAATCTGATGAAGCGTCGCGATAAGTTTGACTACATCATGGTCGAAACCACAGGACTTGCGGACCCCGGGCCAGTTGCTCAGACGTTCTTTATGGACACCGAAATGCAGGAGAAACTGCAACTGGATTCCGTCACGACACTGGTTGATGCCAAACACATCTGGCAGCACATCGATGACAGCGACGAGGCGCGTGAACAGATTGCCTTTGCCGATGTCATTTTGTTGAACAAGATTGACCTTGTGACCGAGGGAGAGTTAGAGCAACTGGAAGCCAGAATTCGCAGCATGAACGCTGCAGCGAAGATTTATCGAACGAAAGACGCCGTGGTTGAAATGGACAAGATTCTCAATGTCGGTGGATTCGATCTGGACCGGGCGATGGAGATTGACCCACAGTTTATGGAACCGGAGTATCCGTTTGAATGGGCTGGTGTTTATGACCTTTCGGCAGGCACGCATGAACTGGTTCTCCAAGAAGGTCCTGACCCGGCGATGAAAGTCGCGTTGGTGCCCGTAAGTGCGTCAACCGATGAAGCTTTGGAGTCCGCTGTTGAGCCAGTCGTTATGGTTTTCTCCGATGATGAGCATGAACTTTCGGCGGGTGGCACCCTTCAACCGGGTGGACACCTCATTGCATTGAATCTCACGGCGGACGAATTACGCTTTGACGTGCAGATCGGCCGCCCCGGTGCTTACGCGCTGTTTACCGAGCATCACCCCGACGAATTTCAAGCACAACTCTTTGGCAGCGGTACCCTTGTCAAGCCAGTTGTTGAACGCGAATTTAAGCCGGACCACGAACATGATGACGAAGTCACATCGGTCGGCATCACAACCCCCGGCGACCTCGACCCTGACCGGCTGAACGATTGGATTGGCAACCTGCTTCGGACAAAAGGTCCCGACATCTTCCGCATGAAAGGTATTCTGAGCATCAAGGGGCAGCCAGAACGATTCGTCTTCCAAGGGGTTCATATGCTCTTCGACGGTCGCCCCGACCGCCCGTGGGGTGGTGAACCGCGCTACAATAGCCTTATCTTCATCGGGCGCAACCTCGACCGGTCTGAATTGACTGAAGGATTTGAAGCATGTCTCGCTTGA
- a CDS encoding (2Fe-2S) ferredoxin domain-containing protein — translation MRANRIESSPKLASKRRVLVHILVCKGCCCGVTEKRKPPVPVEWLIKEWRNKRLSASITLTISEGCLGPCDLANVICITSPHGVVWLGRIDLHLHYARLVDWAEAVARADALLPLPSAFDSHRFDRFRSPSFGFEKK, via the coding sequence ATGAGAGCAAATAGAATCGAATCGTCGCCCAAACTCGCATCAAAGCGGCGTGTCTTAGTGCATATACTGGTTTGTAAGGGTTGTTGTTGTGGCGTGACAGAGAAACGAAAACCGCCTGTCCCCGTCGAGTGGCTCATCAAGGAGTGGCGGAACAAGCGGCTGTCGGCTTCAATAACATTGACAATCAGCGAAGGCTGTCTCGGTCCGTGCGATCTCGCAAATGTCATCTGTATCACCTCACCGCACGGTGTCGTGTGGTTAGGACGGATAGATCTCCATCTACACTATGCGCGACTCGTAGATTGGGCGGAAGCCGTGGCACGAGCAGATGCACTACTTCCGTTGCCTTCAGCCTTTGATAGTCACCGTTTTGATCGGTTTCGATCACCCTCGTTCGGGTTTGAGAAAAAATAA